A section of the Methanofollis sp. UBA420 genome encodes:
- a CDS encoding ABC transporter permease — MSDIGVSLFLASRSIRRGNRGTFVLTVMIIALVFVNLVFLPSIISGVVEIFNRQSIDYTYGNLVVEPKENDLYIDDVAALKRKIDRVPGVAGSSPHIQVGATFTYKGKAIPGTVVAFTPQYEKEVTTLHTAVTSGDFLSDGDRDRIVLGVLLAGEEDESKDRIESLGGVKVGDSVLVTFVNGETREMRVKGIIETMAVQADRQAYVTTAEMEDVLGISDQANQVLVRTAEEGNEEEMKVALLSFGVQETIKTYQEKAQGFVTDAIQSFDIINAISTLVSLVIAVVVVFIVIFISTVGKRKQIGILKAIGIDERIIINSYVIQVAVIASLGTVVGLAFTALLTLYLTANPLIFPGGAVRPVLEAGQILRSIAGLFAVSLVSGYIPAWKTAQEPILDAVRG, encoded by the coding sequence GGTGTCTCCCTCTTCCTTGCGTCCCGTTCGATCAGGCGCGGGAACAGGGGGACCTTCGTCCTCACCGTCATGATCATCGCCCTGGTCTTCGTGAACCTCGTCTTTCTCCCCTCCATCATCTCCGGGGTCGTCGAGATCTTCAACAGGCAGTCGATCGACTACACTTACGGCAACCTGGTCGTCGAACCGAAGGAGAACGATCTCTATATCGACGACGTCGCCGCCCTGAAGAGGAAGATCGACCGCGTCCCCGGCGTCGCAGGGTCGTCCCCTCATATCCAGGTCGGCGCCACCTTCACCTACAAGGGGAAGGCGATCCCCGGCACAGTCGTCGCCTTCACGCCGCAGTACGAGAAGGAGGTGACCACCCTCCATACCGCCGTCACGTCGGGCGACTTCCTCTCCGACGGGGACAGGGACAGGATCGTCCTCGGCGTTCTCCTTGCCGGCGAGGAGGACGAGTCGAAGGACAGGATAGAGTCTCTCGGCGGGGTGAAGGTCGGCGACTCCGTGCTCGTCACCTTTGTGAACGGGGAGACGCGGGAGATGCGGGTGAAGGGGATCATCGAGACGATGGCGGTCCAGGCAGACCGGCAGGCCTATGTCACCACTGCTGAGATGGAGGACGTCCTCGGCATCTCCGACCAGGCCAACCAGGTCCTGGTCCGCACCGCGGAGGAGGGGAACGAGGAGGAGATGAAGGTCGCCCTCCTGAGTTTCGGCGTCCAGGAGACGATCAAGACCTATCAGGAGAAGGCGCAGGGCTTCGTGACCGACGCCATCCAGAGCTTCGACATCATCAACGCCATCTCGACCCTGGTCTCTCTCGTCATCGCCGTCGTCGTTGTCTTCATCGTCATATTCATCAGCACGGTGGGCAAGCGCAAGCAGATCGGGATCCTCAAGGCGATCGGGATAGACGAGCGGATCATCATCAACTCCTATGTGATCCAGGTTGCGGTCATCGCCTCTCTCGGGACGGTCGTCGGCCTCGCCTTTACCGCTCTCCTCACCCTGTACCTCACCGCGAACCCCCTCATCTTTCCCGGCGGTGCCGTCAGGCCGGTGCTCGAAGCCGGGCAGATCCTCAGGAGCATCGCGGGCCTCTTTGCCGTCTCGCTCGTCTCCGGCTATATCCCGGCGTGGAAGACGGCGCAGGAACCAATCCTGGACGCCGTGAGGGGGTAG